In Sphingobacterium zeae, one genomic interval encodes:
- a CDS encoding DUF4290 domain-containing protein, protein MNFDYNSTRPKLILAEYGRNVQNMVDYICTLPTKEERNKHAQIVIDMMGVLNPHLRDVSDFKHKLWDHLQIISDFKLDIDSPYPIATAKSVKHEVEHLGYPQHSIRFKHYGFTVEKMIEKALLANDEAKREQMVIGIANFMKMAYLTWNKDSVSDELIIQDLKELSGYQLSLPEGTVLTKLDFKTPPPGNRVKGPANSNSGGNNNNSNNNNSGHQSKGGGKPRMTSNNNTKRNNYGSNNNSYSRDNNNNSYGRDNNNNNRNRKPQGNYNNKRG, encoded by the coding sequence ATGAACTTTGACTACAACAGCACTAGACCAAAATTGATCCTTGCAGAATATGGTCGCAATGTGCAAAATATGGTAGACTACATCTGTACTTTACCCACAAAGGAAGAAAGAAATAAACATGCACAGATTGTAATCGACATGATGGGGGTATTGAACCCGCATTTGAGAGACGTGTCTGATTTTAAACATAAACTGTGGGATCACCTGCAGATTATCTCTGATTTTAAATTGGATATCGACTCGCCTTATCCAATTGCCACAGCGAAAAGTGTGAAACACGAAGTTGAGCATTTAGGCTATCCGCAGCATTCCATTAGATTCAAGCACTATGGTTTTACCGTAGAGAAAATGATTGAAAAGGCGTTATTGGCCAATGACGAAGCCAAAAGAGAGCAGATGGTCATCGGTATCGCTAATTTTATGAAAATGGCTTACCTGACCTGGAATAAGGATTCTGTTTCAGACGAGTTGATCATCCAGGATCTAAAAGAATTATCAGGTTATCAATTGAGCTTACCTGAAGGTACCGTATTGACTAAACTTGACTTTAAAACTCCGCCTCCGGGAAATCGCGTTAAAGGTCCAGCAAATAGTAATTCTGGCGGAAATAATAACAATAGCAATAACAATAATTCCGGTCACCAGTCGAAAGGTGGAGGCAAGCCTCGTATGACAAGTAACAATAATACGAAGCGCAATAACTACGGAAGCAATAACAACAGCTATAGTAGAGACAACAATAATAACAGCTACGGCAGGGACAACAACAACAATAACAGAAACAGAAAGCCGCAGGGTAACTATAATAACAAACGGGGCTAG